A single genomic interval of Acipenser ruthenus chromosome 28, fAciRut3.2 maternal haplotype, whole genome shotgun sequence harbors:
- the LOC117434429 gene encoding polycomb complex protein BMI-1-like isoform X3, with protein MHGTTRIKITELNPHLMCALCGGYFIDATTIVECLHSFCKTCIVGYLETNKYCPMCDVQVHKTRPLHSIRSDKTLQDIVYKLVPGLFKDEMKRRRDFYAANPTADATNSSNEDRGEVREEEKRIITDDEIISLSIEFHEGTTNEKKVVTETQDAEKEKSRSLQANSKRFLRCPAAMTVTHLSKFLRSKMDIPSNYRIEVLYEDEPLKDYYTLMDIAYIYTWRRNGPLPLQYRVQPTCKRIKLSQQQPASNSDGMNTSGNSESDSVSDKANSPATVPSTSSPLPSPGAHSNRTSPSPSGAAPTSLASSSAPPTLLNGTSNCRQLSPSAGRGRKVTVNGGGGGGTGTTSPLT; from the exons ATGCATGGAACCACCCGGATTAAAATCACGGAGTTGAACCCGCATCTCATGTGTGCCCTGTGCGGAGGATACTTCATCGACGCCACGACCATCGTGGAGTGTCTGCACTCGT TTTGTAAAACATGCATTGTTGGTTACTTGGAGACTAACAAATACTGCCCAATGTGTGACGTTCAAGTGCACAAAACAAGACCGCTTCACAGTATCAG atctgATAAAACCTTGCAAGACATAGTCTACAAGCTTGTCCCAGGGCTTTTCAAAG ATGAGATGAAGAGGAGGCGAGACTTCTACGCAGCTAACCCCACAGCGGATG CTACCAACAGTTCGAATGAAGACCGAGGGGAGGTcagggaggaggagaagagaaTAATCACGGATGACGAGATCATCAGCCTGTCCATCGAGTTTCATGAAGGCACCAC aAATGAAAAGAAGGTTGTGACGGAAACACAAGATGcagaaaaagaaaag TCTCGATCCCTCCAGGCGAACAGCAAGCGGTTTCTTCGCTGCCCGGCTGCCATGACCGTGACGCACCTCTCCAAGTTCCTGCGCAGCAAGATGGATATTCCCAGCAATTACAGA ATCGAGGTGTTGTACGAAGACGAGCCTTTGAAAGACTACTACACGCTTATGGACATTGCATACATTTACACATGGAGACGG AACGGCCCTCTTCCTCTCCAGTACAGAGTGCAGCCCACCTGCAAGAGGATAAAACTGTCCCAGCAGCAGCCGGCCAGCAACTCTGACGGCATGAACACCAGCGGCAACTCGGAGAGCGACTCCGTCAGCGACAAAGCCAACAGCCCGGCCACCGTGCCctccacctcctcccctctgCCCAGCCCCGGGGCGCACAGCAACCGGACCTCCCCCAGCCCCTCCGGAGCCGCCCCCACTTCCCTCGCCAGCAGCTCCGCCCCCCCCACGCTCCTGAACGGCACCTCCAACTGCCGGCAGCTCTCTCCCTCTGCAGGGAGGGGCCGCAAAGTGACTGTcaacggaggaggaggagggggaacgGGAACGACGTCACCCCTGACCTAA
- the LOC117434429 gene encoding polycomb complex protein BMI-1-like isoform X2 encodes MWANTGTENVANDVRSAKLDKMHGTTRIKITELNPHLMCALCGGYFIDATTIVECLHSFCKTCIVGYLETNKYCPMCDVQVHKTRPLHSIRSDKTLQDIVYKLVPGLFKDEMKRRRDFYAANPTADATNSSNEDRGEVREEEKRIITDDEIISLSIEFHEGTTNEKKVVTETQDAEKEKSRSLQANSKRFLRCPAAMTVTHLSKFLRSKMDIPSNYRIEVLYEDEPLKDYYTLMDIAYIYTWRRNGPLPLQYRVQPTCKRIKLSQQQPASNSDGMNTSGNSESDSVSDKANSPATVPSTSSPLPSPGAHSNRTSPSPSGAAPTSLASSSAPPTLLNGTSNCRQLSPSAGRGRKVTVNGGGGGGTGTTSPLT; translated from the exons ATGTGGGCAAATACAGGAACGGAAAACGTGGCAAATGACGTCAG aTCCGCCAAGCTGGATAAAATGCATGGAACCACCCGGATTAAAATCACGGAGTTGAACCCGCATCTCATGTGTGCCCTGTGCGGAGGATACTTCATCGACGCCACGACCATCGTGGAGTGTCTGCACTCGT TTTGTAAAACATGCATTGTTGGTTACTTGGAGACTAACAAATACTGCCCAATGTGTGACGTTCAAGTGCACAAAACAAGACCGCTTCACAGTATCAG atctgATAAAACCTTGCAAGACATAGTCTACAAGCTTGTCCCAGGGCTTTTCAAAG ATGAGATGAAGAGGAGGCGAGACTTCTACGCAGCTAACCCCACAGCGGATG CTACCAACAGTTCGAATGAAGACCGAGGGGAGGTcagggaggaggagaagagaaTAATCACGGATGACGAGATCATCAGCCTGTCCATCGAGTTTCATGAAGGCACCAC aAATGAAAAGAAGGTTGTGACGGAAACACAAGATGcagaaaaagaaaag TCTCGATCCCTCCAGGCGAACAGCAAGCGGTTTCTTCGCTGCCCGGCTGCCATGACCGTGACGCACCTCTCCAAGTTCCTGCGCAGCAAGATGGATATTCCCAGCAATTACAGA ATCGAGGTGTTGTACGAAGACGAGCCTTTGAAAGACTACTACACGCTTATGGACATTGCATACATTTACACATGGAGACGG AACGGCCCTCTTCCTCTCCAGTACAGAGTGCAGCCCACCTGCAAGAGGATAAAACTGTCCCAGCAGCAGCCGGCCAGCAACTCTGACGGCATGAACACCAGCGGCAACTCGGAGAGCGACTCCGTCAGCGACAAAGCCAACAGCCCGGCCACCGTGCCctccacctcctcccctctgCCCAGCCCCGGGGCGCACAGCAACCGGACCTCCCCCAGCCCCTCCGGAGCCGCCCCCACTTCCCTCGCCAGCAGCTCCGCCCCCCCCACGCTCCTGAACGGCACCTCCAACTGCCGGCAGCTCTCTCCCTCTGCAGGGAGGGGCCGCAAAGTGACTGTcaacggaggaggaggagggggaacgGGAACGACGTCACCCCTGACCTAA
- the LOC117434429 gene encoding polycomb complex protein BMI-1-like isoform X1: MWANTGTENVANDVSAFHSGPPSQSALQRSAKLDKMHGTTRIKITELNPHLMCALCGGYFIDATTIVECLHSFCKTCIVGYLETNKYCPMCDVQVHKTRPLHSIRSDKTLQDIVYKLVPGLFKDEMKRRRDFYAANPTADATNSSNEDRGEVREEEKRIITDDEIISLSIEFHEGTTNEKKVVTETQDAEKEKSRSLQANSKRFLRCPAAMTVTHLSKFLRSKMDIPSNYRIEVLYEDEPLKDYYTLMDIAYIYTWRRNGPLPLQYRVQPTCKRIKLSQQQPASNSDGMNTSGNSESDSVSDKANSPATVPSTSSPLPSPGAHSNRTSPSPSGAAPTSLASSSAPPTLLNGTSNCRQLSPSAGRGRKVTVNGGGGGGTGTTSPLT; encoded by the exons ATGTGGGCAAATACAGGAACGGAAAACGTGGCAAATGACGTCAG cgcctttcatagtggaccaccatcacaaagcgctttacagag aTCCGCCAAGCTGGATAAAATGCATGGAACCACCCGGATTAAAATCACGGAGTTGAACCCGCATCTCATGTGTGCCCTGTGCGGAGGATACTTCATCGACGCCACGACCATCGTGGAGTGTCTGCACTCGT TTTGTAAAACATGCATTGTTGGTTACTTGGAGACTAACAAATACTGCCCAATGTGTGACGTTCAAGTGCACAAAACAAGACCGCTTCACAGTATCAG atctgATAAAACCTTGCAAGACATAGTCTACAAGCTTGTCCCAGGGCTTTTCAAAG ATGAGATGAAGAGGAGGCGAGACTTCTACGCAGCTAACCCCACAGCGGATG CTACCAACAGTTCGAATGAAGACCGAGGGGAGGTcagggaggaggagaagagaaTAATCACGGATGACGAGATCATCAGCCTGTCCATCGAGTTTCATGAAGGCACCAC aAATGAAAAGAAGGTTGTGACGGAAACACAAGATGcagaaaaagaaaag TCTCGATCCCTCCAGGCGAACAGCAAGCGGTTTCTTCGCTGCCCGGCTGCCATGACCGTGACGCACCTCTCCAAGTTCCTGCGCAGCAAGATGGATATTCCCAGCAATTACAGA ATCGAGGTGTTGTACGAAGACGAGCCTTTGAAAGACTACTACACGCTTATGGACATTGCATACATTTACACATGGAGACGG AACGGCCCTCTTCCTCTCCAGTACAGAGTGCAGCCCACCTGCAAGAGGATAAAACTGTCCCAGCAGCAGCCGGCCAGCAACTCTGACGGCATGAACACCAGCGGCAACTCGGAGAGCGACTCCGTCAGCGACAAAGCCAACAGCCCGGCCACCGTGCCctccacctcctcccctctgCCCAGCCCCGGGGCGCACAGCAACCGGACCTCCCCCAGCCCCTCCGGAGCCGCCCCCACTTCCCTCGCCAGCAGCTCCGCCCCCCCCACGCTCCTGAACGGCACCTCCAACTGCCGGCAGCTCTCTCCCTCTGCAGGGAGGGGCCGCAAAGTGACTGTcaacggaggaggaggagggggaacgGGAACGACGTCACCCCTGACCTAA